The Carnobacterium sp. 17-4 genome has a window encoding:
- a CDS encoding alpha-amylase family glycosyl hydrolase — protein MQENNWWNEAIVYQVYPRSFKDTNDNGIGDLKGIISRLDYIQQLGATAIWLNPIFSSPQVDNGYDVSDYYTIDPIFGTVEDAVELIEEAHKRNLKIIFDLVVNHTSDQHVWFQEALKGPDNPYRNFYIWEDAKKGGHLPNNWVSVFGGSVWEKEPVGEQYYFHLFKKEMPDLNWDNPEVEKAILDVGKFWMDHGVDGFRLDAFIHMDKANDFFQVEMENGEELVSAQKINAFYPILKIMFKSYRWICVKLKKIFSS, from the coding sequence ATGCAAGAGAATAATTGGTGGAATGAAGCAATCGTTTATCAAGTTTATCCAAGAAGTTTTAAGGATACAAATGATAATGGTATAGGAGATCTTAAAGGAATCATCAGCCGTTTAGACTACATTCAGCAATTAGGTGCGACAGCTATTTGGCTCAATCCCATTTTTTCTTCACCACAAGTCGATAATGGTTATGATGTCTCTGACTATTACACGATTGATCCAATTTTTGGAACTGTTGAGGATGCAGTGGAATTAATCGAAGAAGCGCATAAACGTAACTTGAAAATTATTTTTGATTTAGTTGTCAACCATACTTCTGATCAGCATGTTTGGTTTCAAGAAGCCTTAAAAGGACCAGACAACCCTTATCGCAATTTTTACATTTGGGAAGATGCAAAAAAAGGTGGTCATTTGCCCAATAACTGGGTCTCTGTTTTTGGTGGATCGGTGTGGGAAAAGGAACCGGTTGGAGAACAGTATTATTTCCATCTATTTAAAAAAGAAATGCCAGATTTAAACTGGGACAATCCAGAGGTCGAAAAAGCAATTTTGGATGTAGGGAAATTCTGGATGGATCATGGAGTAGATGGATTCCGATTAGACGCATTTATTCATATGGACAAAGCTAATGATTTTTTCCAAGTCGAAATGGAAAATGGTGAAGAACTGGTATCTGCGCAAAAAATAAATGCTTTTTACCCAATATTAAAAATTATGTTCAAAAGTTATCGATGGATTTGCGTAAAGTTAAAGAAGATATTTTCATCTTAG
- a CDS encoding extracellular solute-binding protein yields the protein MKKTGWKKYVLGLVSASALVLAACGGGEEATETSSTSGGEEAGGDTTLQISVDKGYVDYVEDIKGDFEEEHGVTIEVTERDMFEQLEALPLDGPSGNAPDIMMSAYDRMGSLGQQGHIAEVTLGNDDQYDDTDRAQVTLDGKIYGAPSVIETLVLYYNTDLLDAAPTTFADLEELAKDDQFAFEGEEGKNTGFLAKWTDFYFTYGLVAGYGGYVFGEDGTDPTDIGLNNEGAVEAIEYATDWFQNTWPQGMQDVTSSDAFITDQYLNGKVGAFIGGPWQAASLKDAGVNYGVSTIPTLNNDEAYEAFGGGKGWVVSNYSENKDVSQAWLDYVTNTENQNKFYDATNEVPANQESRVYATGKNDELTTAVINQYKDAQPMPNIPEMAEVWTGAENMLFDAASGNKTPQESADDSAKLIKESIEQKYTN from the coding sequence ATGAAAAAGACAGGTTGGAAAAAATATGTTTTAGGTTTAGTATCTGCTAGTGCACTAGTGCTTGCAGCATGTGGAGGCGGGGAAGAAGCCACAGAAACGAGTTCAACATCCGGTGGAGAAGAAGCAGGTGGAGACACAACATTACAAATTTCTGTTGACAAAGGGTATGTAGATTATGTTGAAGATATTAAAGGTGATTTTGAAGAAGAACATGGGGTTACCATTGAAGTAACGGAACGCGATATGTTCGAACAATTGGAAGCGTTACCTCTGGATGGTCCATCTGGAAATGCGCCAGACATTATGATGTCTGCTTATGACCGTATGGGATCTCTAGGACAACAAGGACATATTGCTGAAGTGACATTAGGAAATGATGATCAATATGATGACACAGATAGAGCTCAAGTTACTTTAGATGGAAAAATTTATGGAGCACCTTCAGTAATTGAAACATTGGTATTATACTATAATACAGATTTATTAGATGCAGCACCAACAACATTTGCAGATTTAGAAGAATTAGCAAAAGACGATCAATTTGCTTTTGAAGGAGAAGAAGGAAAAAATACAGGATTCTTAGCTAAATGGACTGACTTTTATTTCACTTACGGTTTAGTTGCTGGTTACGGCGGATACGTTTTTGGTGAAGACGGAACAGACCCAACAGACATTGGACTAAACAATGAAGGTGCTGTTGAAGCTATCGAATATGCTACTGACTGGTTCCAAAATACATGGCCACAAGGTATGCAAGATGTAACAAGTTCTGATGCTTTCATTACAGATCAATACTTAAACGGTAAAGTTGGCGCATTTATTGGCGGACCTTGGCAAGCAGCTAGCTTAAAAGATGCTGGTGTTAACTATGGTGTTTCTACTATCCCAACATTAAACAATGATGAAGCGTATGAAGCATTTGGTGGCGGAAAAGGATGGGTTGTCAGCAACTACTCTGAAAATAAAGATGTTTCTCAAGCATGGTTAGACTATGTGACAAATACTGAAAACCAAAACAAATTCTATGATGCAACAAATGAAGTACCGGCAAATCAAGAATCACGTGTTTACGCTACAGGGAAAAATGATGAATTAACAACAGCTGTAATCAATCAATACAAAGATGCACAACCAATGCCAAACATTCCTGAAATGGCTGAAGTTTGGACAGGTGCTGAAAATATGTTGTTTGATGCAGCTTCAGGAAACAAAACACCTCAAGAGTCGGCGGATGATTCTGCTAAATTGATCAAAGAATCGATCGAACAAAAATATACAAATTAA
- a CDS encoding DUF1189 family protein gives MKTDAFPLNYFKSIWSPSKIFKNRHQLNWFQIFVVLLFVNSLLMIPVSLNYMKMDTFPVEGTLPGSFGLIDETVVLKLQEGRYENGTLALPESFMLSSEKGTVSALLTENEITEALTFENALIFQENEFMIKEGSQDVSTIPYTKDFDLAKVTNGDELKAALSRQWFIKNKGYTIATLMFLVFTITLISTFFLTFGSAIFLYLTKKSQFSSIKTYKESVNLLINCIGLPSFIGLLIGLIQFDIIILLMIQSVGLVVMLLFVFYQTKFNDATNEKNLKKHLEVKVHD, from the coding sequence ATGAAAACTGATGCATTCCCGTTAAATTATTTTAAAAGCATTTGGTCTCCTAGCAAAATCTTCAAAAATCGTCATCAACTAAACTGGTTTCAAATTTTTGTTGTTTTGCTTTTTGTTAATAGTTTATTGATGATCCCAGTATCATTAAATTATATGAAAATGGATACTTTTCCAGTGGAAGGGACGTTACCTGGTTCGTTCGGTTTAATAGATGAAACAGTTGTTTTAAAACTACAAGAAGGCAGATATGAGAACGGAACATTAGCGTTACCAGAATCATTTATGCTTTCATCCGAAAAAGGTACGGTTAGTGCTTTACTGACAGAAAATGAGATTACAGAAGCGCTAACTTTTGAAAATGCGCTGATTTTTCAAGAAAATGAGTTCATGATTAAAGAAGGCAGCCAGGATGTCTCGACTATTCCTTATACAAAAGATTTTGATCTAGCTAAAGTTACGAATGGGGACGAATTAAAAGCCGCCCTTTCGCGACAATGGTTTATTAAAAACAAAGGATATACCATAGCAACGTTAATGTTTCTAGTATTCACCATTACATTGATTAGCACATTTTTTCTAACGTTTGGTTCAGCTATCTTTTTGTATTTGACAAAAAAAAGTCAATTTTCTTCTATCAAAACCTATAAAGAATCGGTCAATCTTTTGATTAATTGTATCGGGTTGCCATCATTCATAGGTTTGTTGATTGGGTTGATTCAATTCGACATCATCATTTTGCTAATGATTCAATCAGTAGGACTAGTAGTCATGCTTCTGTTTGTTTTTTATCAAACGAAATTTAATGATGCAACGAATGAAAAGAACCTAAAAAAGCATTTGGAGGTAAAAGTACATGATTAA
- a CDS encoding alpha-amylase family glycosyl hydrolase — MDLRKVKEDIFILGEAASANVDLAFEYTNPDNNMCNAIISFLIFPEDESMKDPRLPFNMQAGRLDKKAFKKVMNEWQNKMDPYGGPILYWNNHDMARALSRYGNLEEHRDNSSKMLATLMYLQKGIPFIYNGEEIGMRNLHYSDRAQFDTPGAISFYEKAKQLGYSEEHILKELNHTGRDVSRGAMQWDNSEYAGFSSTKPWSGVNVEEKYNVAAQEKDPNSILAYYKKVLKLKKTAVFTKGSFTLHETKDTLYIYERNYDGQRAIVCCNLTDTQEHLQEEGVSTLGWKVILQNEGNAIDKDAITFAPYGTIVFMYEDQLADETAEKE, encoded by the coding sequence ATGGATTTGCGTAAAGTTAAAGAAGATATTTTCATCTTAGGAGAAGCAGCTTCAGCGAACGTTGATTTAGCCTTTGAATATACCAATCCTGATAATAATATGTGCAATGCCATTATATCCTTTTTAATTTTTCCAGAAGATGAGTCAATGAAAGATCCTCGGTTACCTTTTAATATGCAAGCAGGCCGGCTAGATAAAAAAGCATTCAAAAAAGTCATGAATGAGTGGCAAAATAAAATGGATCCATATGGCGGCCCAATTTTATATTGGAACAATCACGATATGGCACGTGCACTATCTCGCTATGGAAATTTAGAGGAACACAGGGATAATAGCAGTAAGATGTTGGCAACGTTAATGTATCTTCAAAAAGGGATACCGTTTATCTATAACGGGGAAGAGATCGGCATGCGTAATTTACATTATAGTGACCGCGCACAATTTGATACTCCAGGTGCAATCTCTTTTTATGAAAAAGCAAAACAACTAGGGTATTCTGAGGAACACATCTTAAAAGAGTTAAACCATACTGGTCGTGATGTTAGTCGAGGAGCTATGCAATGGGATAATTCTGAGTACGCTGGGTTTTCATCAACTAAGCCTTGGAGCGGTGTAAACGTAGAAGAAAAATACAATGTGGCAGCTCAAGAAAAAGATCCAAACAGTATCTTAGCCTACTATAAAAAAGTTTTAAAATTAAAGAAAACAGCAGTATTTACGAAAGGATCATTTACTTTACATGAGACAAAAGATACATTATACATTTATGAACGAAACTACGATGGGCAACGAGCAATTGTCTGCTGCAATTTAACGGACACACAAGAACATCTACAAGAAGAAGGTGTTTCAACACTGGGATGGAAAGTTATTTTGCAAAATGAAGGCAATGCTATCGATAAAGATGCCATTACATTTGCACCATATGGGACCATCGTTTTTATGTATGAAGATCAACTAGCTGATGAAACAGCAGAAAAAGAATAA
- a CDS encoding sugar ABC transporter permease, whose product MSSQTKPQNGKNEKKAMLYSIIPGLGQLYNGQRFKGIVFLAIFVAFIVEMIVFGIDAFNGLITLGSTPMEDHSLFIMIEGTLQLIITIIFLAFYALNIYDARRVANIWNKGQKVNVTAKEVMWNVYNAGFPYLLIVPAYLMMAFTIIFPVLVTLFMAFTNYDFYHIPPASLIDWIGLKNFVNIFFLSTYRDAFTSVFSWTIIWTFSATTLQIVVGIFTAVIANQSFIKGKRFFGVIFLLPWAVPAFITILSFSNIFNDSIGAINTQVIPLINNLPFVEIGRIAWKTNAFWSKMAIIMIQGWLGFPYIYVMTTSILQSIPEDLYEAAKIDGASAFQRFREITMPMVFMVAAPTFITQYTGNFNNFSMIYLFNNGGPGSVGGGAGATDILISWIYKLTTGTSPQYSMAAAITLIISALVITVSLLVFKKTNAFNMEDA is encoded by the coding sequence ATGTCTTCTCAGACAAAACCTCAAAATGGTAAAAACGAAAAAAAGGCAATGTTGTACTCAATAATACCAGGTTTAGGACAGCTTTATAACGGACAACGGTTTAAAGGAATTGTATTTTTAGCTATTTTTGTCGCATTTATTGTCGAGATGATCGTTTTTGGTATTGATGCATTTAACGGACTTATTACTTTAGGAAGCACTCCAATGGAAGATCATTCATTATTTATTATGATTGAAGGAACACTTCAACTCATTATAACCATTATCTTCTTAGCCTTCTACGCATTAAATATCTATGATGCTAGACGAGTAGCTAACATTTGGAATAAAGGACAAAAAGTTAATGTGACAGCTAAAGAAGTCATGTGGAATGTCTATAATGCAGGTTTTCCTTACTTATTGATCGTGCCTGCTTACTTAATGATGGCCTTTACCATTATCTTCCCCGTTTTGGTTACATTATTTATGGCATTTACAAACTACGATTTTTATCATATTCCACCAGCATCTTTGATTGACTGGATTGGTTTAAAAAACTTCGTAAATATTTTCTTCTTAAGTACCTATAGGGATGCTTTTACGTCTGTTTTCAGTTGGACAATCATTTGGACATTCAGTGCGACAACCTTACAAATTGTTGTCGGAATTTTCACAGCAGTTATAGCCAATCAATCCTTTATTAAAGGGAAAAGATTCTTTGGTGTTATCTTCTTACTCCCTTGGGCGGTACCTGCTTTTATCACGATTTTATCTTTTTCAAATATTTTTAACGATAGTATCGGAGCCATCAATACTCAAGTTATTCCATTAATAAACAATTTACCCTTCGTAGAAATCGGGAGAATCGCTTGGAAAACAAATGCATTTTGGTCTAAGATGGCTATTATCATGATTCAAGGCTGGTTAGGATTCCCATATATTTACGTTATGACAACGAGTATATTGCAATCTATCCCAGAAGATTTATATGAAGCTGCTAAAATTGATGGAGCTAGTGCTTTTCAGCGTTTCAGAGAAATTACAATGCCAATGGTCTTTATGGTAGCTGCTCCAACTTTTATTACGCAATACACTGGAAACTTCAATAACTTTTCAATGATCTACCTCTTTAATAATGGTGGGCCAGGAAGCGTTGGTGGTGGTGCAGGAGCTACAGATATCTTGATATCGTGGATTTATAAGTTAACAACTGGAACTTCACCGCAATATTCAATGGCTGCTGCGATCACCTTGATTATTTCAGCTTTGGTTATCACTGTTTCCTTGTTAGTCTTCAAGAAAACAAATGCATTTAATATGGAGGATGCATAA
- a CDS encoding sugar ABC transporter permease, producing the protein MEKLFKSQKTSRFLSRFFTYAYMIALAIIIIYPLLITASSAFKSGNITAFSLDLNSEWTLSNFTRLFQDTLYGTWYKNTLIVAVSTMVIQVGLVTIAGYAYSRYNFLGRKKSLMFFLVIQMVPTMAALTAFYVMALLLGALDQFWFLTMLYIGGGIPMNTWLMKGYFDTVPKDLDESAKLDGAGHFRIFWQIVLPLVRPMIAVQALWAFMTPFGDYMLARFLLRSPEKITVAVGLQTFISNPQDQKVALFAAGAILIAVPISVLFFLLQKNFVSGLTTGGTKG; encoded by the coding sequence ATGGAGAAATTATTTAAATCCCAAAAGACTTCTCGTTTCCTTAGTCGGTTTTTCACTTATGCCTATATGATTGCTTTGGCGATTATTATCATCTATCCGTTGCTGATTACAGCTAGTTCAGCATTTAAATCTGGTAATATAACGGCGTTCTCATTAGATCTAAATTCAGAATGGACTTTATCTAACTTCACGCGTTTATTCCAAGATACGCTGTACGGTACATGGTATAAAAATACTTTGATTGTAGCAGTCTCAACAATGGTCATTCAAGTAGGATTGGTTACGATTGCTGGATATGCCTATAGCCGTTACAACTTTTTAGGACGGAAAAAAAGTTTGATGTTTTTCCTTGTTATTCAAATGGTTCCAACAATGGCTGCTTTGACTGCCTTTTATGTTATGGCGTTACTATTAGGGGCACTGGATCAATTTTGGTTCTTGACTATGCTATATATTGGTGGAGGAATACCGATGAATACGTGGTTAATGAAAGGATATTTTGATACAGTTCCAAAAGATTTAGACGAGTCAGCTAAATTAGACGGAGCAGGACACTTTAGAATCTTTTGGCAAATAGTACTTCCACTTGTACGTCCCATGATTGCGGTGCAAGCACTTTGGGCATTTATGACTCCATTTGGGGATTACATGCTGGCTAGATTTTTACTAAGAAGTCCAGAAAAAATTACAGTCGCAGTAGGGTTACAAACTTTTATTAGCAACCCACAAGATCAAAAAGTGGCTTTATTCGCAGCCGGTGCAATTTTGATTGCCGTTCCAATATCTGTATTGTTCTTCTTACTGCAAAAGAATTTTGTTTCTGGTTTAACTACCGGTGGAACAAAAGGATAA
- a CDS encoding glycoside hydrolase family 13 protein: protein METAAIYHRPDSEYAYLYKPEQFHIRLRTKKGDVKKVSLISGDPYSHGTEKWYEEDKPMKLILSTDVHDYWMIETYVKTKRIAYCFHVEGTDGIEVLYGDRGVFPFTDHYLEDANTFFRMPYLHEVDRVKTPEWVKETVWYQIFPERFANGDTMNDPEGTLPWGSKKNPGRDDFYGGDLQGVIDHLDYLVDLGVNGIYFCPLFKAKSNHKYDTIDYYEIDPDFGDKELFKKVVQEAHKRGIRVMLDAVFNHLGMDSMQWQDVLEHQEHSRYKDWFHINQFPVESLTDLSVEELENVSELSYDTFAFTGHMPKLNTSNPEVQDFLLDVTTYWIKEFDIDAWRLDVANEVDHHFWKKFYQASVDVKEDFYILGEIWHSSQSWLQGDEFHAVMNYAYTQTIENFFMKKDITASKMVAGLNEQLMLYRNQTNEVMFNMLDSHDTARLLTVSKNNKELAKSGLAFMFAQHGSPCIYYGTEIGIDGFDDPDCRKCMIWNEEEQDNDMFTFTKEMIAFRKNNQELLSYGAIEWFDIRDDDKVIGMKRTYGDEEVICYFNQGEQDLELTLERTPEILLWNLAFVDNKLLSVKKNGFVIYKA, encoded by the coding sequence ATGGAAACAGCAGCAATTTACCACAGACCAGATAGTGAATACGCGTACTTGTATAAACCTGAACAGTTTCATATTCGTCTAAGAACAAAAAAAGGTGATGTAAAAAAAGTTAGTTTGATTAGCGGAGATCCTTACTCTCATGGAACAGAAAAATGGTATGAAGAAGATAAACCAATGAAATTGATTTTAAGTACGGATGTCCATGATTATTGGATGATTGAAACCTACGTAAAAACAAAACGCATCGCTTATTGTTTTCATGTTGAAGGAACTGACGGTATAGAAGTTCTTTACGGAGATCGTGGGGTATTTCCGTTTACAGATCACTACTTAGAAGATGCCAATACCTTTTTTAGAATGCCATACTTACACGAAGTCGACAGAGTAAAAACACCGGAATGGGTGAAAGAAACCGTGTGGTATCAAATTTTTCCAGAACGGTTTGCTAACGGGGATACAATGAATGATCCTGAAGGAACGTTGCCATGGGGCAGCAAAAAAAATCCTGGACGAGACGACTTCTATGGAGGAGACCTGCAGGGTGTGATAGACCATTTGGATTATCTAGTTGATTTGGGAGTCAACGGTATTTACTTTTGCCCATTGTTTAAAGCTAAATCGAACCACAAATACGACACAATTGATTATTATGAAATCGATCCTGATTTTGGCGATAAAGAACTGTTTAAAAAGGTCGTTCAAGAAGCACACAAACGTGGTATTCGAGTAATGCTGGATGCGGTTTTTAACCATTTAGGAATGGATTCGATGCAATGGCAAGATGTTCTTGAACATCAAGAACATTCACGCTATAAAGATTGGTTCCATATCAATCAGTTTCCAGTTGAATCACTGACTGACTTATCGGTTGAAGAACTCGAAAATGTTAGCGAATTAAGTTATGACACTTTTGCATTTACCGGACACATGCCCAAGTTAAATACCAGCAATCCAGAAGTTCAAGACTTTTTATTAGATGTGACTACGTATTGGATCAAAGAGTTCGATATTGATGCTTGGCGTTTGGATGTTGCAAATGAAGTCGATCATCATTTTTGGAAGAAATTCTACCAAGCTTCGGTAGATGTAAAAGAAGACTTTTATATCTTAGGGGAAATTTGGCATTCGTCGCAAAGTTGGCTTCAAGGTGATGAATTCCATGCTGTGATGAATTACGCTTATACACAAACTATTGAAAATTTCTTTATGAAAAAAGACATTACAGCGAGTAAAATGGTAGCTGGATTAAATGAACAATTGATGTTGTACCGCAATCAAACGAATGAAGTTATGTTTAATATGCTGGATTCTCATGATACTGCTCGACTGTTGACTGTCAGCAAAAACAACAAGGAATTAGCTAAGTCAGGACTAGCCTTTATGTTTGCGCAACATGGATCGCCGTGTATTTATTATGGAACTGAAATCGGTATAGATGGGTTTGATGATCCTGATTGTCGTAAATGTATGATTTGGAATGAAGAAGAACAAGACAATGATATGTTTACTTTCACAAAAGAAATGATTGCTTTTAGAAAAAACAATCAAGAATTGTTAAGTTATGGAGCAATAGAATGGTTTGATATTCGCGATGATGACAAAGTTATTGGAATGAAAAGAACCTATGGTGATGAAGAAGTGATTTGCTACTTTAATCAAGGTGAGCAAGATTTAGAACTTACGTTAGAAAGAACACCAGAAATCTTACTATGGAACTTAGCTTTTGTAGACAATAAATTATTATCAGTCAAAAAAAATGGCTTTGTTATTTATAAAGCATAA
- a CDS encoding alpha-glucosidase, translating into MQDKWWENTVVYQIYPKSFQDTNNDGIGDLKGIIQRLNYIQSLGVNMIWLNPIFVSPQVDNGYDVANYYAIDDHFGTMADMEKLIDEAHKRGIKVMLDFVLNHTSDQHPWFQEALKGPENIYRDYYIWQDPIEQRSVPNNWGSFFGGSVWEKEPNGNSFYFHLFAKEMPDLNWENPEVRLAMADCAEFWLGKGIDALRLDAFIHVDKENGFPDVDTASKDEIVLAENYYANLPKVIDYMKEFSQRIRKNYPDVFLVGEAASASLELAKKYTDPADEVCDSVITFRYFPEIEHSKDERLPLSLQHGKLDLEKFKQTMSEWQKGLATIGGPVLYWNNHDMARAVSRFGEVEHYRDNSSKMLATLMYLQKGIPFLLNGEEIGMKNLEIERIEQFALPGADLFYQQALDLGYPKEFALEQLNARSKDVSRGVMQWDNSKYAGFSTHRPWSGVNLEEKYNVMDQESDPDSVLHYYRVVLKLKQKSLFIEGDFKLLETSLETYCYERSWGSSKAIVCCNMSENKQTITIDKLTAQSYTVALTNEGNTLQEGQLKLSPYGAIVILIDL; encoded by the coding sequence ATGCAGGATAAATGGTGGGAAAATACAGTTGTGTACCAAATTTACCCTAAAAGTTTTCAAGATACAAATAATGATGGAATTGGAGATTTAAAAGGAATTATTCAACGATTGAATTATATCCAGTCGTTAGGAGTGAATATGATTTGGTTGAACCCCATTTTTGTTTCTCCACAAGTTGACAATGGATATGACGTTGCAAATTATTACGCTATTGATGATCATTTTGGTACTATGGCTGACATGGAGAAATTGATTGATGAAGCACATAAACGCGGTATAAAGGTTATGCTTGATTTTGTGCTAAATCATACATCTGATCAACACCCATGGTTTCAAGAAGCTTTAAAAGGGCCGGAAAATATATACCGAGATTATTACATTTGGCAAGATCCGATAGAACAACGCTCTGTACCAAATAACTGGGGTTCATTTTTTGGCGGTTCTGTTTGGGAAAAAGAACCAAACGGAAACTCTTTTTACTTTCATTTATTCGCAAAAGAGATGCCTGACCTGAATTGGGAAAATCCTGAAGTGCGCTTAGCAATGGCTGATTGTGCTGAATTCTGGTTAGGCAAGGGAATTGACGCCTTAAGATTAGATGCGTTCATCCATGTAGACAAAGAAAACGGATTTCCAGATGTTGACACAGCAAGTAAAGATGAAATTGTATTAGCAGAAAATTATTATGCCAATCTGCCAAAAGTAATTGACTACATGAAAGAGTTTAGTCAACGTATACGTAAAAATTATCCCGATGTCTTTTTAGTTGGTGAAGCGGCATCAGCAAGTCTTGAGTTAGCAAAAAAATACACAGATCCGGCAGATGAAGTGTGTGACAGCGTGATAACATTCCGGTATTTTCCAGAAATAGAACATTCAAAAGATGAACGACTTCCATTAAGCCTGCAACATGGAAAATTGGATCTCGAAAAATTCAAACAAACTATGTCTGAATGGCAAAAGGGATTAGCTACAATTGGCGGACCTGTTTTGTATTGGAATAATCATGATATGGCACGAGCGGTATCGCGTTTTGGTGAGGTTGAACATTATCGTGATAATAGTAGTAAAATGTTGGCCACCTTAATGTATTTGCAAAAAGGTATTCCTTTTTTATTAAACGGCGAAGAAATTGGGATGAAAAATTTAGAGATTGAAAGAATCGAACAGTTCGCATTACCCGGGGCGGATCTATTTTATCAACAAGCACTTGATTTAGGGTATCCAAAAGAATTTGCATTAGAACAATTAAATGCACGGAGTAAAGATGTCAGTCGTGGAGTGATGCAATGGGACAACTCTAAATATGCTGGATTTTCAACTCATCGGCCATGGAGTGGAGTGAACCTTGAAGAAAAATACAATGTAATGGATCAAGAGTCAGACCCGGACAGCGTATTGCATTACTACAGAGTAGTATTGAAATTGAAGCAAAAATCTTTATTTATCGAAGGTGATTTTAAACTGTTGGAAACCAGTTTGGAAACCTACTGTTATGAACGAAGCTGGGGATCCAGCAAAGCAATCGTGTGTTGCAATATGTCAGAAAATAAGCAAACGATTACAATTGACAAGTTAACAGCACAGTCCTACACAGTTGCGTTGACCAACGAAGGCAACACTCTGCAAGAAGGCCAGTTAAAGTTGAGTCCATATGGCGCTATAGTTATTTTAATAGACCTATAA
- a CDS encoding extracellular solute-binding protein yields the protein MEKRVWKNIVLGLLSASALVLAACGSGEETTETNSSTGGDGNASTLKIDVDPRYIDYVNEIIPAFEEEHNVTIEISERDMFDGLEALPLDGPAEIGSDILIAPYDRVGILGQQGHIAEVTLPDDGRYDELDQRQVTLDEKIYGAPFVIESLVMYYNKELIDQAPETFEDLEALSEDDQYAFENEEGTNTAFLANWTTPYQYIGLLSGYGGYVFGEEGTDPTDIGLNSPESVEGITYITDWYQNVWPQGMLDATSSENFMNELFTSGKTAAVINGPWGASGYDDADVNYGVSTIPTLPNGEEYEPFAGGVAWVASKYSKNPELAQEWLNYVTNAENSETLYELTSEIPANQEARTVVSESGNELTKAVIEQFNTAVPMPNIPEMSEVWTGAETMIFDAASGNKSPQQAADDAVQLIEENIAQKYQD from the coding sequence GTGGAGAAAAGGGTTTGGAAAAATATAGTGTTAGGTTTGCTATCGGCTAGTGCGTTAGTCTTGGCTGCTTGTGGCAGTGGGGAAGAGACAACTGAAACGAATTCGTCAACGGGTGGAGACGGAAATGCTTCAACTTTAAAAATAGATGTAGATCCTCGATACATTGATTATGTTAATGAAATTATTCCAGCTTTCGAAGAAGAACATAATGTAACGATTGAAATTTCTGAACGAGACATGTTTGATGGACTAGAAGCTTTACCACTGGATGGACCTGCTGAAATTGGATCTGATATTTTGATTGCTCCGTATGATCGAGTAGGTATATTAGGTCAACAAGGTCATATAGCAGAGGTTACCTTACCAGATGATGGACGCTATGATGAATTAGATCAAAGACAAGTTACGCTTGACGAAAAAATTTATGGTGCCCCGTTTGTTATTGAATCATTAGTAATGTATTACAATAAAGAGTTAATTGACCAAGCACCGGAAACGTTTGAGGATTTAGAAGCATTGTCAGAAGATGATCAGTATGCTTTTGAAAATGAAGAAGGTACAAATACTGCTTTCTTAGCTAACTGGACAACTCCGTATCAATACATTGGTTTGCTTTCTGGATATGGAGGTTATGTCTTTGGGGAAGAGGGAACGGATCCAACCGATATTGGATTAAATTCACCTGAATCTGTTGAAGGTATCACCTATATAACAGATTGGTATCAGAATGTTTGGCCTCAAGGAATGCTAGATGCAACCAGCTCAGAAAACTTTATGAATGAATTATTTACTAGCGGTAAAACGGCAGCTGTGATTAATGGACCATGGGGTGCAAGCGGCTATGATGATGCAGATGTGAATTATGGCGTTTCAACCATTCCGACATTACCGAATGGAGAAGAGTATGAACCTTTTGCAGGAGGCGTAGCTTGGGTAGCCAGCAAATACTCGAAAAATCCTGAATTAGCCCAAGAGTGGTTGAATTATGTTACGAATGCAGAAAATAGTGAAACGTTGTATGAGTTGACTTCAGAAATTCCGGCTAATCAAGAAGCGAGAACAGTTGTCAGTGAATCAGGAAATGAGTTAACAAAAGCAGTCATTGAACAATTTAATACAGCCGTACCAATGCCCAATATCCCTGAAATGAGTGAAGTATGGACCGGTGCTGAGACAATGATTTTTGATGCTGCTTCTGGAAATAAATCTCCACAACAAGCTGCAGATGATGCGGTTCAATTAATCGAAGAGAATATCGCACAGAAATACCAAGACTAA